Proteins encoded in a region of the Methylobacterium radiotolerans JCM 2831 genome:
- a CDS encoding acyl-CoA dehydrogenase family protein, whose protein sequence is MTGTEDRKDLIAPRPPELASPWRTEARAALQAEARAFARDTVLPLADELDRHKAEMPRSLIDAMAEKGWFGITIPAEHGGLGLGVFEYCLVSEELARAWLSVGSILARGQGLGTQTLDPDRRAELLRRSARGQWIGSISLSEPDAGSDLAGVQTRAVRDGDRWRLTGTKRWAGFAKGADFIEVLARTRDPEPGEPRSAGLEPFLVLKERDSFPPGVTGRVIDKIGYHGFQTFELRLEDVCVPESDRLTGLYGDQGADADSGGFAAVQRGLNIARVHTAARAVGVARAAVEDCQSYLQERVQFGHPIGDFQALRFALADMAADVAQARAFWHQVAHLLDQGEPAESESAMVKLLATEMAVRVTNQAMQLHGGNGYTTERRVERYWRDARLTTIFEGTSEIQRRIISDRMLPRPGA, encoded by the coding sequence ATGACCGGAACCGAGGATCGGAAGGACCTGATCGCGCCGCGGCCGCCGGAACTCGCCTCGCCCTGGCGGACCGAGGCTCGGGCGGCGCTGCAGGCCGAGGCCCGGGCCTTCGCCCGCGACACCGTCCTGCCGCTCGCCGACGAGCTCGACCGTCACAAGGCCGAGATGCCGCGGTCGCTCATCGACGCCATGGCCGAGAAAGGCTGGTTCGGCATCACGATCCCGGCGGAGCATGGCGGCCTCGGGCTCGGCGTGTTCGAGTACTGCCTGGTCTCGGAGGAGCTGGCCCGGGCCTGGCTCTCGGTGGGCAGCATCCTGGCCCGCGGCCAGGGCCTCGGCACCCAGACCCTCGACCCGGACCGCCGGGCGGAGCTGCTCCGGCGCTCGGCCCGGGGGCAGTGGATCGGCTCGATCTCGCTGTCGGAACCCGATGCCGGCTCCGACCTCGCCGGCGTGCAGACCCGGGCGGTGCGCGACGGCGACCGGTGGCGGCTGACCGGTACCAAGCGCTGGGCCGGCTTCGCCAAGGGCGCCGACTTCATCGAGGTCCTGGCCCGGACCCGCGACCCGGAGCCGGGGGAACCGCGCTCCGCCGGCCTGGAGCCGTTCCTGGTGCTCAAGGAGCGCGACAGCTTCCCGCCCGGGGTGACCGGCCGGGTGATCGACAAGATCGGCTATCACGGCTTCCAGACCTTCGAGCTGAGGCTGGAGGACGTGTGCGTGCCCGAGAGCGACCGGCTCACCGGGCTCTACGGCGACCAGGGGGCGGACGCGGATTCCGGCGGGTTCGCCGCCGTCCAGCGCGGCCTCAACATCGCCCGGGTCCACACGGCGGCCCGGGCCGTCGGCGTCGCCCGCGCGGCGGTCGAGGATTGCCAGAGCTACCTCCAGGAGCGGGTCCAGTTCGGCCACCCGATCGGCGACTTCCAGGCGCTGCGCTTCGCGCTGGCCGACATGGCCGCCGACGTCGCGCAGGCGCGGGCCTTCTGGCACCAGGTCGCCCACCTTCTCGACCAGGGGGAGCCCGCCGAGAGCGAGTCGGCGATGGTGAAGCTTCTGGCCACCGAGATGGCGGTGCGGGTCACCAACCAGGCGATGCAGCTCCACGGCGGCAACGGCTACACCACCGAGCGGCGGGTCGAGCGCTACTGGCGCGACGCGCGGCTGACGACGATCTTCGAGGGCACGAGCGAGATCCAGCGGCGGATCATCAGCGACCGGATGCTGCCGCGGCCCGGGGCCTGA
- a CDS encoding glycoside hydrolase family 15 protein, whose amino-acid sequence MSKPISDYALIGDTHSCALIARDGSIDWLCWPRHDSPALFVKLLDDVRGGACTVAFDGPAGSARRYLPDTNILETTFTTETGRARLVDLMPVNPPSPEPDEGPDGESESRLIRLLTCEQGRVSGAFRVRPTFDYARRPCTPLVEGGSVLFEAGDWRVRVNAQACPTLAGDAAEIRFDLAEGETAYLVLTHGEDQDEACIEDFAGARRRLETTADYWRRWSARSTYRGAYRDAVMRSALCLKLLTYSPSGGIVAAATAGLPEAVPGNRNYDYRFTWMRDASFTVTAFVMLGYVREASEFLRFLRERDGTFGRETRLMYGIAGDMPPEEELSHLAGWNGVGPVVIGNLAEHQDQHDIYGELLRALCVFLEAVDYDPPEKVNDRLPEVLDNLTARAIRHRHDADHGIWELRTGPRQQVHTKAMIWVALRDAARIARNIAGVPEAKIAEWERVAAEIRSEYLEKGWSAEKQAYVGAYDSHHLDAAVLRVALFGALDPREPRMRATLAAIEHELGVGDLIYRYRMEDGLEGDEGTFTACAFWRVGCLALDGRTGEAKAAFERLIARCNDVGLLAEEIDPASGAQRGNTPQGFSHMALINAALRLEDSIARFGADERPESAARSAAE is encoded by the coding sequence GTGTCGAAGCCCATCAGCGATTACGCCCTCATCGGCGACACACATTCCTGCGCGCTGATCGCCCGCGACGGCTCGATCGACTGGCTGTGCTGGCCGCGTCACGACTCGCCGGCGCTGTTCGTGAAGCTCCTCGACGACGTGAGGGGCGGTGCCTGCACCGTCGCCTTCGACGGACCGGCCGGGAGCGCGCGCCGCTACCTGCCCGACACCAACATCCTGGAGACGACCTTCACCACCGAGACCGGCCGGGCGCGCCTCGTCGACCTGATGCCGGTCAACCCGCCGAGTCCGGAACCCGACGAGGGACCGGACGGCGAGAGCGAGAGCCGCCTGATCCGGCTGCTGACCTGCGAGCAGGGCCGGGTCTCGGGCGCGTTCCGGGTGCGGCCGACCTTCGACTACGCCCGCCGCCCCTGCACGCCGCTGGTCGAGGGCGGTTCGGTCCTGTTCGAGGCCGGGGACTGGCGCGTGCGCGTCAACGCGCAGGCGTGCCCGACCCTCGCGGGCGACGCGGCCGAGATCCGGTTCGACCTCGCGGAGGGCGAGACCGCCTACCTGGTCCTGACGCACGGCGAGGATCAGGACGAGGCCTGCATCGAGGACTTCGCCGGCGCCCGGCGGCGCCTGGAGACGACCGCCGATTACTGGCGCCGCTGGAGCGCCCGCAGCACCTATCGCGGCGCCTACCGGGACGCGGTGATGCGGTCCGCCCTGTGCCTGAAGCTGCTGACCTACTCGCCCTCGGGCGGCATCGTGGCGGCGGCCACCGCCGGCCTGCCCGAGGCGGTCCCGGGCAACCGCAACTACGATTACCGCTTCACGTGGATGCGGGACGCCTCCTTCACGGTCACCGCCTTCGTGATGCTGGGCTACGTCAGGGAAGCGTCCGAGTTCCTGCGCTTCCTGCGCGAGCGCGACGGCACGTTCGGACGGGAGACGCGGCTGATGTACGGCATCGCCGGCGACATGCCGCCGGAGGAGGAGCTGAGCCACCTCGCCGGCTGGAACGGCGTGGGGCCGGTGGTGATCGGCAACCTCGCCGAGCACCAGGACCAGCACGACATCTACGGCGAGCTGCTGCGGGCGCTGTGCGTCTTCCTCGAGGCGGTGGATTACGACCCGCCCGAGAAGGTCAACGACCGGCTGCCGGAGGTGCTGGACAACCTCACCGCCCGGGCCATCCGCCACCGCCACGACGCGGATCACGGCATCTGGGAGCTGCGCACCGGGCCGCGCCAGCAGGTCCACACCAAGGCGATGATCTGGGTCGCGCTGCGGGACGCGGCCCGGATCGCCCGCAACATCGCGGGCGTGCCGGAGGCGAAGATCGCCGAGTGGGAGCGGGTCGCCGCGGAGATCCGGTCGGAATATCTGGAGAAGGGCTGGAGCGCCGAGAAGCAGGCCTATGTCGGCGCCTACGACTCGCATCACCTCGACGCCGCGGTCCTGCGCGTGGCCCTGTTCGGGGCCCTCGACCCGCGGGAGCCGCGGATGCGCGCGACCCTGGCGGCGATCGAGCACGAGCTGGGCGTCGGCGACCTGATCTACCGCTACCGCATGGAGGACGGGCTGGAGGGCGACGAGGGCACGTTCACGGCCTGCGCCTTCTGGCGGGTCGGCTGCCTCGCCCTCGACGGGCGGACCGGCGAGGCCAAGGCGGCTTTCGAGCGGCTGATCGCCCGGTGCAACGATGTCGGGCTGCTCGCGGAGGAGATCGACCCGGCCAGCGGCGCGCAGCGCGGGAACACGCCGCAGGGCTTCTCCCACATGGCCCTGATCAACGCCGCGCTGCGTCTGGAGGACAGCATCGCGCGCTTCGGCGCGGACGAAAGGCCGGAGAGCGCGGCCCGGTCGGCCGCCGAGTAG
- a CDS encoding aromatic ring-hydroxylating oxygenase subunit alpha, with product MLDVTPTPLQRLLRERRRGYSLPAEFYLSPEIFDADMAVIFGRHWIYVGVEPDVPEAGDVMVVDIGTTSVAIVRDDDGAVRAFHNVCRHRGARLVHEEKSTVGNLVCRYHSWTYDLTGALIHADHMGPDFRRGCHGLKPVHIRSLEGLLFVCLSDDPPADFDAMAARLGPYIAPHNIRDTKVAFQKDIVEPGNWKLTMENNRECYHCGANHPELTVPLFAYGFGFAPEEMDEHDRAQAERYGSLLRTRHGEWEAEGLPSKEIDELDTMITGFRTERLPLDGEGESHTIDTKAACRKLLGSLTNAKLGGLSVWTQPNSWHHFLGDHIVTFSVLPLDTERSLLRTKWLVHKDAVEGVDYDLANLTGVWEATNDQDSELVGICQQGVRSPAYEPGPYSPHTEMLVEKFCTWYVGRMAAHLGR from the coding sequence ATGCTCGACGTGACGCCGACCCCTCTGCAGCGTCTCCTGCGGGAGCGCCGTCGCGGCTACAGCCTGCCGGCCGAGTTCTACCTGAGCCCCGAAATCTTCGACGCCGACATGGCGGTGATCTTCGGCCGCCACTGGATCTACGTCGGCGTCGAGCCCGACGTGCCGGAGGCCGGCGACGTCATGGTCGTCGACATCGGCACGACCTCCGTGGCGATCGTCCGCGACGACGACGGCGCGGTCCGGGCCTTCCACAACGTCTGCCGCCACCGCGGCGCCCGGCTCGTCCACGAGGAGAAGTCGACCGTCGGCAACCTCGTCTGCCGCTACCATTCCTGGACCTACGACCTCACCGGCGCCCTCATCCACGCCGACCACATGGGGCCGGATTTCAGGCGCGGCTGCCACGGGCTGAAGCCCGTCCACATCCGCTCGCTGGAAGGCCTGCTCTTCGTCTGCCTCTCCGACGACCCGCCCGCCGATTTCGACGCCATGGCGGCCCGGCTCGGCCCCTACATCGCGCCCCACAACATCCGCGACACCAAGGTCGCCTTCCAGAAGGACATCGTCGAGCCGGGCAACTGGAAGCTCACGATGGAGAACAACCGCGAGTGCTACCATTGCGGCGCGAACCATCCCGAGCTGACCGTGCCGCTCTTCGCCTACGGCTTCGGCTTCGCGCCCGAGGAGATGGACGAGCACGACCGCGCCCAGGCCGAGCGCTACGGCAGCCTGCTCCGGACGCGCCACGGCGAGTGGGAGGCGGAGGGGCTGCCGTCGAAGGAGATCGACGAGCTCGACACCATGATCACGGGCTTCCGCACGGAGCGGCTGCCGCTCGACGGCGAGGGTGAATCCCACACGATCGACACCAAGGCCGCCTGCCGGAAGCTCCTCGGCAGCCTGACCAACGCCAAGCTCGGCGGCCTCTCGGTCTGGACCCAGCCCAATTCCTGGCACCACTTCCTCGGCGACCACATCGTCACCTTCTCGGTGCTCCCACTCGACACCGAGCGCTCGCTCCTGCGCACCAAGTGGCTCGTCCACAAGGACGCGGTCGAGGGCGTCGACTACGATCTCGCCAACCTGACCGGCGTCTGGGAGGCCACCAACGACCAGGACAGCGAGCTCGTCGGCATCTGCCAGCAGGGCGTGCGCAGCCCGGCCTACGAGCCCGGCCCGTACTCGCCCCACACCGAGATGCTCGTGGAGAAGTTCTGCACCTGGTACGTCGGCCGCATGGCCGCGCATCTGGGGCGCTGA
- a CDS encoding hybrid-cluster NAD(P)-dependent oxidoreductase yields the protein MAPASPRSPGSAEPAAASLAASAPWDAETDDVLTCVAVRAETHDVKTFVLAAREPRTFRYRPGQFLTFAFEIGGETLHRCYTISSAPTRPHTLAITVKRVAGGPVSNWLHDHLAPGDSVRALGPMGDFSCFTHPGAKYLLLSGGSGVTPMMAMARTFHDLGAGRDLAFVHSARSPADIVFRDELALMARRDPALSVHAICEADAPGEAWTGPRGRLTPALLRETVPDFLERTVFVCGPKPYMDAVRAMLAEAGFDMARYHEESFDFGALPEAEQDAAREAEHALDDAPAAGVRSFRVEFAKTRRVLDCPEDTTVLDAARKAGIRLPSSCAKGLCGTCKSKVTSGTVAMTHAGGIRQREIDAGMALLCCSRPTSDLVIER from the coding sequence GTGGCTCCGGCCTCCCCCAGAAGTCCCGGATCGGCAGAGCCGGCCGCCGCGTCGCTCGCGGCCAGCGCGCCCTGGGATGCCGAGACGGACGACGTCCTCACCTGCGTCGCGGTGCGGGCCGAGACGCACGACGTGAAGACCTTCGTGCTCGCCGCCCGCGAGCCGCGGACGTTCCGCTACCGGCCGGGCCAGTTCCTCACCTTCGCCTTCGAGATCGGCGGGGAGACGCTCCACCGCTGCTACACGATCTCCTCGGCCCCGACCCGGCCCCACACCCTGGCGATCACCGTCAAGCGCGTGGCCGGCGGGCCGGTCTCGAACTGGCTGCACGACCATCTGGCGCCCGGCGACAGCGTCCGGGCGCTCGGTCCGATGGGCGACTTCTCGTGCTTCACCCATCCCGGGGCGAAGTACCTGCTCCTGTCGGGCGGCAGCGGCGTCACGCCCATGATGGCGATGGCGCGCACCTTCCACGACCTCGGGGCGGGCCGCGACCTGGCCTTCGTGCACTCGGCGCGCAGCCCGGCCGACATCGTCTTCCGGGACGAGCTCGCCCTGATGGCCCGCCGCGACCCGGCGCTCAGCGTCCACGCGATCTGCGAGGCCGACGCCCCGGGCGAGGCCTGGACGGGCCCGCGGGGCCGGCTGACCCCGGCGCTCCTGCGCGAGACGGTGCCCGACTTCCTCGAGCGCACGGTCTTCGTCTGCGGCCCGAAACCCTACATGGACGCGGTGCGGGCGATGCTGGCCGAGGCCGGCTTCGACATGGCCCGGTACCACGAGGAGAGCTTCGACTTCGGCGCCCTGCCGGAGGCCGAGCAGGACGCCGCCCGCGAGGCGGAGCACGCCCTCGACGACGCGCCGGCCGCGGGCGTGCGCAGCTTCCGGGTGGAGTTCGCCAAGACCCGCCGGGTGCTCGACTGCCCGGAGGACACGACGGTGCTGGACGCGGCCCGCAAGGCCGGGATCCGCCTGCCCTCCTCCTGCGCCAAGGGCCTGTGCGGCACCTGCAAGTCGAAGGTGACCTCCGGCACCGTGGCGATGACCCACGCGGGCGGCATCCGCCAGCGCGAGATCGATGCCGGCATGGCCCTGCTGTGCTGCTCCAGGCCGACGAGCGACCTCGTCATCGAGCGGTGA
- a CDS encoding NADH:flavin oxidoreductase — protein MIANADALLKPLTIKGLTIRNRVMSTSHAPGYGRDGRPQERYQLYHAEKARGGIGLTMFGGSSSVAPDSPAAPWNQISVADDAVIPFFRQFADRVHAHGGKLMIQLTHMGRRTKWDTEHWLPTLAPSPRREPASRTIPKEMEAEDIARVVRSFAAAARRCREGGLDGCEVSAAHGHLIDQFWSPAVNRRTDRYGGSLENRMRFGIEVLEAMRAEVGDAYVIGIRMSGDEMIADGLSQEDCLAIASEYARRGLVDFLNILGGQARDHIAHAISLPNMSFPVAPFLFLPSAIKREVDVPVFHAQRVTDLATAARAVAEGHVDMVAMTRAHIADPHLVRKLSEGRADDIRQCVGAGYCIDRIYVGGDALCIQNAATGREATMPHEIRKADVRRRVVVVGAGPAGLEAARVCAERGHAVVLFEKGAQPGGQITLAAKAGWREAMSGITRWLVAQVTKLGVDLRLNTAATEEAVRAEKPDVVIVATGGSPSRGHATGAEAHAVTTAEVLSGAVEPTGSVLLYDEMGQHNAASVAELLAKRGCLVEIATHDRMVAEEVGTTNQPIHLRELYRLGVVMTPNMELIEIYPEGNRFVAALRNTMTDGEEERLVDRIVVDHGTLPVDGLYHGLKAGSVNRGRTDQGALLRGEPQPFDLSGGYTLHRIGDAVAGRNIHAALYDALRLCKDI, from the coding sequence GTGATCGCCAACGCCGACGCGCTGCTGAAACCCCTGACCATCAAGGGGCTGACGATCCGCAACCGGGTGATGTCCACCAGTCACGCGCCGGGCTACGGCCGCGACGGCAGGCCCCAGGAGCGCTACCAGCTCTACCACGCCGAGAAGGCCAGGGGCGGGATCGGGCTGACCATGTTCGGCGGCTCCTCGTCGGTCGCCCCTGACAGCCCGGCCGCCCCCTGGAACCAGATCTCGGTCGCCGACGACGCGGTGATCCCGTTCTTCCGGCAGTTCGCCGACCGGGTCCACGCCCACGGCGGCAAGCTGATGATCCAGCTCACCCATATGGGCCGCCGCACCAAGTGGGACACCGAGCACTGGCTGCCGACGCTCGCGCCCTCGCCGCGCCGGGAACCCGCCTCCCGCACGATCCCGAAGGAGATGGAGGCGGAGGACATCGCCCGCGTGGTGCGGAGCTTCGCCGCGGCCGCGCGCCGCTGCCGCGAGGGCGGACTCGACGGCTGCGAGGTCTCGGCCGCCCACGGCCACCTGATCGACCAGTTCTGGTCGCCCGCGGTCAACCGGCGCACCGACCGGTACGGCGGCAGCCTGGAGAACCGGATGCGCTTCGGCATCGAGGTCCTGGAGGCGATGCGCGCCGAGGTCGGCGACGCCTACGTCATCGGCATCCGCATGTCCGGCGACGAGATGATCGCCGACGGTCTCTCGCAGGAGGATTGCCTCGCGATCGCCTCGGAATATGCCAGGCGCGGCCTCGTGGACTTCCTCAACATCCTGGGCGGGCAGGCGCGGGACCACATCGCCCACGCGATCTCCCTGCCCAACATGTCCTTCCCGGTGGCGCCGTTCCTGTTCCTGCCGAGCGCGATCAAGCGCGAGGTCGACGTGCCGGTCTTCCACGCCCAGCGCGTCACCGACCTCGCGACCGCGGCCCGGGCAGTGGCTGAGGGCCACGTCGACATGGTTGCGATGACCCGGGCGCACATCGCCGACCCGCACTTGGTGCGCAAGCTGTCCGAGGGCCGGGCCGACGACATCCGCCAGTGCGTCGGCGCGGGCTACTGCATCGACCGCATCTACGTCGGCGGCGACGCCCTGTGCATCCAGAACGCCGCCACCGGCCGCGAGGCCACGATGCCCCACGAGATCCGAAAGGCGGATGTCCGCCGCCGCGTCGTGGTCGTCGGCGCCGGGCCGGCCGGGCTCGAGGCGGCCCGCGTCTGCGCCGAGCGCGGCCACGCGGTCGTGCTGTTCGAGAAGGGCGCCCAGCCCGGCGGACAGATCACCCTGGCGGCGAAGGCCGGCTGGCGCGAGGCGATGTCGGGCATCACCCGGTGGCTCGTCGCCCAGGTCACCAAGCTCGGCGTCGACCTGCGCCTGAACACGGCCGCCACCGAAGAGGCGGTCCGCGCCGAGAAGCCCGACGTGGTGATCGTCGCCACCGGCGGCAGCCCGTCCCGCGGCCACGCCACGGGGGCCGAGGCGCACGCCGTGACCACGGCCGAGGTGCTCTCCGGCGCGGTCGAGCCGACCGGCTCGGTCCTGCTCTACGACGAGATGGGCCAGCACAACGCCGCCTCGGTCGCCGAACTCCTGGCCAAGCGCGGCTGCCTCGTGGAGATCGCCACCCACGACCGGATGGTGGCCGAGGAGGTCGGCACCACCAACCAGCCGATCCACCTGCGCGAACTCTACAGGCTCGGCGTGGTGATGACGCCGAACATGGAGCTGATCGAGATCTACCCCGAGGGCAACCGCTTCGTGGCGGCCCTGCGCAACACCATGACCGACGGCGAGGAGGAGCGCCTCGTCGACCGCATCGTGGTGGATCACGGCACCCTCCCGGTGGACGGGCTCTATCACGGCCTGAAGGCCGGCTCGGTGAATCGCGGCCGGACCGACCAGGGCGCCCTGCTCCGCGGCGAGCCGCAGCCCTTCGACCTGTCCGGCGGCTACACCCTCCACCGGATCGGCGACGCCGTGGCCGGCCGCAACATCCACGCGGCGCTCTACGACGCCCTGCGGCTGTGCAAGGACATCTGA
- a CDS encoding DUF3483 domain-containing protein, which translates to MAGPVSLATVFPGLVWAMAALALVQVARRAILWRAGATAPVAWLEGLAKLPRRYLVDVHNVVARDAYASRMHAVVAGGLLVASVLTALAILPPLGGFAPYWILVALAFAVTAAGALLVGARRYPRRTPRLSAGRFQILPVLLVAYALGGAVTALALATGGGLLAPVALALAAAGGLGLAFEVRHGPMRHAAAGALHLVAHPRPGRFAGRPDTALQPLDLEAPRLGVATPADFTWNRLLSYDACVSCGRCETACPAFAAGQPLNPKRLIQDLVAGLSPAEPAYAGAPYPGGREAAGGRGPLARLIGPDARIHPDTLWSCTTCRACVEECPMMIEHVDAVVALRRHETLERGALPEKAIAPVTELRQAGDPGGRPLRARTDFAAGLDLPLISGRESTDVLLWLGEGAYDLRYGRTLRALVRLLREAGVDFAVLGPEERDTGDLARRLGDEATFQDLARTNAATLARHRFRRIVTADPHALHALRNEYPDFGARYPVVHHSAFLLELVRDGRLNPGRLPDRAVTYHDPCYLARYNGETEAPRALLDAIGLTRVEMARSGRRAMCCGGGGGAPVSDIPGERRIPDLRMAQAAETGAGTVAVACPSCTAMLEGVTDREAEIRDIAELLLEAVEAGR; encoded by the coding sequence ATGGCCGGTCCCGTCTCCCTGGCCACCGTCTTCCCCGGCCTCGTCTGGGCGATGGCGGCGCTGGCCCTCGTTCAGGTCGCGCGCCGGGCGATCCTCTGGCGGGCCGGCGCGACCGCTCCGGTGGCGTGGCTCGAGGGCCTCGCCAAGCTGCCCCGGCGCTACCTCGTGGACGTGCACAACGTCGTGGCGCGGGACGCCTACGCGTCGCGGATGCACGCGGTGGTGGCGGGCGGCCTGCTCGTGGCCTCGGTCCTGACGGCCCTGGCGATCCTGCCGCCGCTGGGCGGGTTCGCGCCCTACTGGATCCTCGTCGCCCTCGCCTTCGCCGTCACGGCCGCCGGCGCGCTGCTCGTCGGCGCCCGCCGCTACCCGCGCCGGACGCCGCGCCTCTCGGCCGGGCGTTTCCAGATCCTGCCCGTCCTGCTCGTCGCCTACGCCCTCGGCGGCGCGGTGACGGCCCTGGCGCTGGCCACCGGCGGCGGCCTCCTCGCCCCCGTCGCCCTGGCGCTCGCGGCGGCCGGCGGCCTCGGTCTCGCCTTCGAGGTGCGCCACGGCCCGATGCGTCACGCCGCGGCGGGCGCCCTCCACCTCGTCGCCCATCCGCGGCCCGGCCGCTTCGCGGGGCGGCCGGACACCGCGCTCCAGCCCCTCGACCTCGAAGCGCCGCGGCTCGGCGTCGCGACGCCGGCGGACTTCACCTGGAACCGGCTGCTCTCCTACGACGCCTGCGTCAGCTGCGGGCGCTGCGAGACGGCCTGCCCGGCCTTCGCGGCCGGCCAGCCGCTCAACCCGAAGCGGCTCATCCAGGACCTCGTCGCCGGCCTGTCGCCGGCGGAGCCCGCCTACGCCGGCGCGCCCTATCCGGGCGGCCGCGAGGCCGCGGGCGGGCGGGGTCCCCTCGCCCGCCTGATCGGGCCCGACGCCCGGATCCATCCCGACACGCTCTGGTCCTGCACGACCTGCCGCGCCTGCGTCGAGGAATGCCCGATGATGATCGAGCACGTCGACGCGGTGGTGGCCCTGCGCCGCCACGAGACCCTGGAGCGCGGCGCCCTGCCCGAGAAGGCGATCGCCCCGGTGACGGAGCTGCGCCAGGCCGGCGATCCCGGCGGCCGGCCGCTCCGGGCCCGCACCGACTTCGCCGCCGGCCTCGACCTCCCGCTGATCTCCGGCCGGGAGAGCACCGACGTGCTGCTCTGGCTCGGCGAGGGCGCCTACGACCTCCGCTACGGCCGCACGCTCCGGGCCCTCGTGCGGCTCCTGCGGGAGGCGGGCGTGGACTTCGCCGTCCTCGGCCCGGAGGAGCGCGACACCGGCGACCTCGCCCGGCGGCTCGGGGACGAGGCGACCTTCCAGGACCTCGCCCGGACGAACGCCGCGACGCTCGCCCGCCACCGCTTCCGGCGCATCGTCACCGCGGATCCGCACGCCCTGCACGCCCTGCGCAACGAGTACCCGGACTTCGGCGCCCGCTACCCGGTGGTGCACCACTCCGCGTTCCTCCTGGAACTGGTCCGGGACGGGCGCCTGAATCCGGGGCGCCTGCCGGACCGGGCCGTGACCTATCACGACCCCTGCTACCTCGCCCGCTACAACGGGGAGACGGAGGCACCCCGCGCTCTGCTCGACGCGATCGGGCTGACCCGCGTCGAGATGGCCCGCTCCGGACGCCGCGCCATGTGCTGCGGCGGCGGGGGCGGTGCCCCGGTGAGCGACATCCCCGGCGAGCGGCGCATCCCCGACCTGCGGATGGCCCAGGCGGCCGAGACCGGTGCCGGAACTGTCGCGGTCGCCTGCCCGTCCTGCACGGCGATGCTGGAGGGCGTGACCGACCGCGAGGCCGAGATCCGCGACATCGCGGAGCTGCTCCTCGAGGCCGTGGAGGCGGGCCGATGA
- a CDS encoding electron transfer flavoprotein subunit alpha/FixB family protein, producing the protein MTRLRRDPRAERAAQRVAPRDTGDRPRFDRAARAAGGRPRRDPRAEREGRRVAGPARPRFEVSQQDRPAAPVSVQAAHPAQAAPVVVTVDDPAFLVVAVPDCAGGRLSTHDRQLLGAARVLAGRDGAVVLLAAGDCAGCGAAGADRLLAHGDGDRAYDPAGRAARIAAALTALGPRHVLFPESLDGGDVARRVAVRLGAPLFTQAEGVSASGLIRPARGRSVEQRAAPGLLATVASDAVAEYAGPPREARPLAVAMAEPAPAGTAIRSAQRLPADPATVPLALAEFVTAAGNGVTDLDTFRQLVAALRATPGASRVLCDSGLMPRRTQVGASGTVLAATCYFALGISGAPQHLQGVAGCEHVVAVNTDLHAAMIERAGLAIVQDAQAVMPALLRLLAEEAARPEGSP; encoded by the coding sequence ATGACCCGCTTGCGCCGCGACCCCCGCGCCGAGCGGGCCGCCCAGCGCGTCGCACCCCGCGACACGGGAGACCGGCCGCGCTTCGACCGCGCGGCGCGGGCCGCCGGCGGCCGCCCGCGCCGCGACCCGCGCGCCGAGCGCGAGGGCCGGCGCGTCGCCGGCCCCGCCCGCCCGCGCTTCGAGGTGAGCCAGCAGGACCGCCCCGCGGCGCCGGTGTCGGTCCAGGCGGCCCACCCGGCCCAGGCGGCGCCAGTCGTCGTGACGGTGGACGACCCGGCCTTCCTCGTCGTCGCGGTGCCCGACTGTGCCGGCGGCCGGCTCTCGACCCACGACCGGCAGCTCCTCGGCGCCGCGCGGGTCCTCGCGGGCCGCGACGGCGCGGTCGTGCTGCTCGCCGCCGGCGACTGCGCCGGATGCGGCGCGGCGGGCGCGGACCGTCTCCTCGCGCACGGCGACGGTGACCGCGCCTACGATCCCGCCGGCCGGGCCGCCCGGATCGCCGCCGCCCTGACCGCACTCGGTCCGCGGCACGTCCTGTTCCCGGAATCCCTCGACGGCGGCGACGTCGCCCGCCGGGTCGCGGTCCGGCTCGGCGCGCCGCTGTTCACCCAGGCCGAGGGCGTCTCCGCCTCCGGGCTGATCCGCCCGGCGCGGGGCCGCAGCGTCGAGCAGCGGGCGGCGCCGGGGCTGCTCGCCACCGTCGCCTCCGACGCGGTGGCCGAGTACGCCGGCCCGCCCCGGGAGGCGCGGCCGCTGGCGGTCGCGATGGCGGAGCCCGCGCCGGCCGGGACGGCGATCCGCTCGGCGCAGCGCCTCCCGGCCGACCCGGCCACGGTGCCGCTCGCGCTCGCCGAGTTCGTCACCGCCGCGGGCAACGGCGTCACCGACCTCGACACGTTCCGGCAGCTCGTCGCGGCGCTCCGCGCGACCCCGGGCGCGAGCCGGGTCCTGTGCGATTCCGGGCTGATGCCGCGCCGGACCCAGGTCGGCGCCTCCGGCACCGTCCTGGCGGCGACCTGCTACTTCGCCCTCGGCATCTCGGGCGCGCCGCAGCACCTGCAGGGTGTCGCGGGCTGCGAGCACGTCGTGGCGGTCAACACCGACCTGCACGCGGCGATGATCGAGCGGGCGGGCCTCGCCATCGTGCAGGACGCGCAGGCGGTCATGCCCGCCCTGCTGCGGCTGCTGGCCGAGGAGGCCGCGCGCCCGGAGGGCAGCCCATGA